CGAGGGAGAAGCCCCGTCTACGGTTAGGAACGTGGAGGGAAGGATCGAACCGGCAGAAGGGTTCGAAGTGCGTGTAGAAGGCGAGGTTGTCTCGATTCACGATCTCATGACCGTCAGGCGTGGGAACGTGAGCAACAAGACGCCAGAACATGCGGGCCTAGACGTGGTAGCGGACGTCGCGATGCTGGCGGGAACGACGGGCGCTAAGGTGGAGATATCAAGACCCACGGAGGTAACCTCGGTGCATCCTACCGATCTCTACCTGGCGACGGCCGCAAAGCGTGGAATTCGCGTCTGTTCGCTCAACGTTGGGAGGATGCGAGGCGCCGTAAACTTGGAGAAAGGGGTGACCGTTCGGGTCGGTACTGATCTCAGGTACGAAGTCTGCATCACCGAAGAACCGGTAACATCTGAGATCAAGATAGGCGACGTAACGCTGGTCCGCGAGGGGGGTAAGTTCCGGACCGTAGAGCCTGGAACTGTTCGGCTCGGAGACGAGGTGGTGGAAGTAAGTTGATCGACGTTTCGTCCCTGTCATGGGCCGTAGCGCTCGGAGTGGTTCGAGGTCTCTACGTGTTCGCGGGGTCGTTCATCGCGGCGGCCCTGTACCGGTAGTGATCGCGTGGGCTATCGCCACCTTGTTCTCGACTCCCGCCAGAACGTACGGGGACGCTATCGGTGAGAGGATCCTCCGGGTGAGGATTCGGGCGTCGGTGAATCCCAGAACTAAGGTCTACAGTCCCCCAGAGAACCCAAACGAGATCAAGGATATCCCCGGAGAACCACCCGCGCCCACAGAGGTCAAAGAACGGATCGCGGGACGTGAGTACGAGTTCCCTCGAGGCACTCCGAAGGAGGAAGTGGAGCGAGTGATCAAGCGAGATTTGGAGAGCGAGACCGGGATAGGCCGCGCCGTGGTCCGCGTGCGGGACGGCGACGTCGAGGTACTCATCGCGGGTGCGAAGCCCCCGATCTCGCACACGCTCCCCCCGGACAAGGTCGCCGTTTCCGTGGAACCACTAGGCGGAGCCATCCACATCGGAGAGGGAGATCGTGTACGTGTGTTCGTGGACGGTCGTGAGCTAGGCGAGGCAGAAGTGTGGCGACGGGTAGACGATCGGGTAGTATTGGTGATGGAAGAACGCATCGCCGAAAAGCTGCTGAAGGAGATCACTCGGGGTAAAGCAGGTGTCCCTGATGGTGGTGGGAGGGGAGGGAGTGAGAGGGGAGGGAAGTTGAAGCGTGAGCGCGTTCGGATCGAGGGAGGCTCGATCAGGGTAGATGGACCGTCCCGGGCTCTAGTAATTCGAGGTGAGGCGACCACGAACAAAGGTACAGAAGTATGTGAGGGTGAAGAACTAGTGATCAGGCGTGGGGAGCGGCTGACGCTTACCACTGACTCGGAGCTCGAGGTAGAGCTAATCCTGGGGACCGGCGCCGGCTACTCGGTCGAAGAAGACGACGTCGAAATACCATCGGACTGGAAAGAGTTAGCCGAAGAGCTGGCCGATCACGGTGGAACACCGATTTGTATGGTGATCGGTCCTCAGGACTCCGGTAAGACGACGCTAGTAACCTTCATCGCCAACGAGCTCGTGGAACGAGGGCTCAAGGTAGGTGTCGTCGACGCCGATATAGGACAGTCGGACGTCGGACCTCCGGCAGTCGTCTCCCTGGGTATCGTAGAGGACACCATCCACGACCTCTCCGAGGTGGAAATGAGACACGGGTACTTCGTCGGGTCGATCACACCATCGGGACACCTACTCCAAACCACCGTAGGGACTCGGAGGATGGTAGACCTCGCACTGGCCGAAGGGACGAATGCCGTACTCATTGATACTTCTGGGATGGTCCACGGCGGACCGGCCAGGGCCCTTAAACTCCACAAGGTCGACGTGATCAGGCCCTCGCACGTGGCGTTCCTGGATCGTAACGGTCAGGTATCGCACATCAAACGTATGGTAGGGTCCTTAGAGTACATCGAGGTACATGACCTCACGGTACCTGAGGCCGTGAAAGACGTTGAACGGAAGGACCGTATCCGACGTAGAGAGCGCGTACTGCGCGAGTTCTTCGAGAAACGGGAGATCCTGGAGCTCGACTTGGAAGAAATCTCCGTACAGCGGGCGTTCATAGGGACGGGTGAACCAGTAGATTTAGAGGAGGAGAGCAAGCTGCCCGCACTGATCAAGGCTGTATCAGGTGTCGAACCGGAGATATTGCACGCGGAGAGGGCGCCGGATGCCGTTATTTTGGTCGTTAGAGACCAGGCCGGTCGAATCGTGGGACGCGGCGGCCGACATGCCCGAGAGCTTAGACGGCTACTTAACGTCCGAGAGTTCGTTGTAGTCAATGAGGAAGAACTTCAGGGAGTGTTGGTAGGACTGTGCGACGGGGCCGGTGATCTGCTCGGTATCGGCGTGATTCGAGAAATTGACTTCACCTCCGGAGAACTGAAAGTCGAGGGCCGGCTACTCCGCGACAGGACGATTCGTGTCGTTCAGCTGGGCTCACTCAAAGTGGATCCTGAGACGGGGTCTCACGAGCCTATGAACGTGCGAGTTTGACCACAGTCCCGAAGTGTTAATCTTCTGGGGTTGCGGCGATGATGTACGTAGGGATCGATCACGGTACCTCTGGAATCAAAGTCGCAGCGTGCGACGGTGAGAGAGACCCGGAGTTTTTGGGCAAAGCACCGAGACGGAAGGTGGCCGAGCATGGGTTACTCCGATCCCTCCCCGACGAGGCCCGGAGGGCAGTAGAGGAGGCCGAGTGCATCTGCCTGAACTATGGAATGGGCGACGCGCTCACGGAGTTCACGCCGCTAGAGGAAGCGGAGGATCTCGGTGTGGGATACGGACTACGTGATACCGGCGGATCGGGACAAGAGTTCGGCGCCGGGAGGCGTATGGTCGAGGAGCTGTCAGAGCTCGGCGTTGAGGCCTACCTAGCACCGGGTATCCATCGGGACTTACCACGGCTGGACGGGGCATTCCGAATATTCTCACACGTGGCGAGCGGTGAGAAGCTAGGAACCGCGAGGCTAGCACTCGAGTTGTCCTCTTCGGATGATCTAGTGGTGTGTGACACGAGCTCGAACACAGTTTCCGTGGTGGTAAAGGATGGTGAAGTAATCGGCGGAATCGACGCGTGCCTAGGTGCACCGGGTATATTGCAAGGACCATTAGACTTGGAGGCCATTCGCAGGATCGACTCGGGTGAACTGTCGGCCAACGAGGCGTTTTCAACCGGAGGGATCGTTAAGGTAGTTAACTGCGCCGGAAAAGACC
Above is a window of Methanopyrus sp. SNP6 DNA encoding:
- a CDS encoding Clp1/GlmU family protein; protein product: MFSTPARTYGDAIGERILRVRIRASVNPRTKVYSPPENPNEIKDIPGEPPAPTEVKERIAGREYEFPRGTPKEEVERVIKRDLESETGIGRAVVRVRDGDVEVLIAGAKPPISHTLPPDKVAVSVEPLGGAIHIGEGDRVRVFVDGRELGEAEVWRRVDDRVVLVMEERIAEKLLKEITRGKAGVPDGGGRGGSERGGKLKRERVRIEGGSIRVDGPSRALVIRGEATTNKGTEVCEGEELVIRRGERLTLTTDSELEVELILGTGAGYSVEEDDVEIPSDWKELAEELADHGGTPICMVIGPQDSGKTTLVTFIANELVERGLKVGVVDADIGQSDVGPPAVVSLGIVEDTIHDLSEVEMRHGYFVGSITPSGHLLQTTVGTRRMVDLALAEGTNAVLIDTSGMVHGGPARALKLHKVDVIRPSHVAFLDRNGQVSHIKRMVGSLEYIEVHDLTVPEAVKDVERKDRIRRRERVLREFFEKREILELDLEEISVQRAFIGTGEPVDLEEESKLPALIKAVSGVEPEILHAERAPDAVILVVRDQAGRIVGRGGRHARELRRLLNVREFVVVNEEELQGVLVGLCDGAGDLLGIGVIREIDFTSGELKVEGRLLRDRTIRVVQLGSLKVDPETGSHEPMNVRV
- a CDS encoding methanogenesis marker 12 protein: MMYVGIDHGTSGIKVAACDGERDPEFLGKAPRRKVAEHGLLRSLPDEARRAVEEAECICLNYGMGDALTEFTPLEEAEDLGVGYGLRDTGGSGQEFGAGRRMVEELSELGVEAYLAPGIHRDLPRLDGAFRIFSHVASGEKLGTARLALELSSSDDLVVCDTSSNTVSVVVKDGEVIGGIDACLGAPGILQGPLDLEAIRRIDSGELSANEAFSTGGIVKVVNCAGKDPESAVEEFIQRCGKEEKEWLARLVAWEVVGLGIVYDCDEAWIGGTLSGDDEFMGALERVLSKAFNRVAGLPPESASMGLALIAADIASGARSVLGVRISRRH